Genomic DNA from Azospirillum brasilense:
AGGCTTTTGTGGAACGCTGAGCGGATTTGCCGGAATAAAGCGGGCCGCGGTTCGTTGATGGGACGTGACGATGGCACGTCATCAACTCCAGCCGGCCCGCCTGGGCCGGGTTGGTCCTTGACGGGCGCGCCTCCCTTGCGGGGGCGCGCCCGTTTTCCTTCTGGAACCAACCCGGTTCGCCAGACCGTTTTGCCGATCCCGCATTTGGTGTAGACATCCCCTCCATGCGCCTCATCACGATCCTTGCCGTGCTGCTCGTGGCCGGCCTCGCGAATTTTGCCGTCTGGTCGCTGCCGAACCAGCCGGTGCCGCTCGAACCGCCGCCCGGCGGCAAGCTGAAAAGCGTGTCCTTCGCGCCCTTCCGCGACGGGCAGAGCCCGCTGACGCAGACCTTCCCCAGCGTGGAGCAGATCGACGAGGATCTGGCGGCCCTCGCCCCGCAGGTTGCGGGGGTGCGCACCTACACCTCGCTGGAAGGGCTGGAGGTGGTGCCGGAACTGGCGCGCCGCCACGGCATTCAGGTCACCATGGGGGCGTGGCTGTCGTCGCGGCTGGACAAGAACGAGAAGGAGGTCGCCTCCCTCATCGACCTCGCCAACCGCTACCCGGACGTCATCACCCGCGTGATCGTCGGCAACGAGGTGCTGCTGCGCCGCGAGCTGACGCCGGAGCAGGTGGCCGGCTACATCGACCGCGTGAAGGCGGCGGTGAAGCAGCCGGTGTCCTACGCCGACGTCTGGGAATGGTGGCTGAAATACCCGCAGATCGCGGATCACGTCGATTACCTGACCATCCACCTGCTGCCCTATTGGGAGGACGTGCCGACCGACGTGGCCGGCGCCATGGAGCGCATCCGCGGCAGCTACCGCACGATCGCCCAGCGCTTCCCCGGCAAACCGATCCTGGTCGGCGAGACCGGCTGGCCGACGGAGGGCCGGTCGCGCGGCGCCGCGGTCACCGGGCTGGTCAACAAGGCCAAGTTCGTCAACGGCTTCGTCCGCCTCGCCGAGCAGGAGGGCTTCGACTACAACGTGATCGAGGCCTTCGACCAGGGCTGGAAGGCCAAGCTGGAGGGCACGGTGGGCGGCCATTGGGGCCTCTACACCGCCGACCGCCAAGCGAAGTTCGCCCTGGCCGGGCCGGTGGTGGAGAACCGGCAATGGCGGCTGCTGTTCGGCGTCTCCTCCGGCCTCGCGCTGGCGCTCGTCATCGGGCTGACCCTGCGCGGCCGGCCGCTGACCGCCGGAGCCTTCGCCGCCCTGGCCTTCCTGGCGCAGGCGCTGTCCACCCTCTACGTCCACGCCGTCTGGGGCGCCCTGCACGGCAAGCACTACCCGCAGGACGTGGCGCTGTCCGTCGTCATGCTGGCGGCGACGGGCATGCTCTCGCTGGCCGTCCTTCTGGCCGCCCGGCGGGCGCTGGGCAGCGGCGGTCTGGCGCTGGAGCCGCTGGCGCCGCTGCGCGGCCGCCCGGCGCTGTCGCGGCTGGAAACGGTGGGCAAGGCCGCCGCCGTGGTCCTCGCCCTGCTGGGGATCGTCTGGAGCTTCCTGATCGTCTTCGACGGGCGCTACCGCGACTTCCCCAACTGGTATTTCGCCCTGCCGGCGCTCGGCCTGCTGGGGCTCGGCGCCATGCGCGCCACGCGGCGTCCGGAGGGCACGGGCGCGCTGGCCGCCTGGGGGATCGGCGGGCTGTTCCGCCCCGCCGTCCCGGTGGCCGATGCTCCGGCGAGCGGCCTGTGCGGCGCCGTCCGCCGCCTGCCGCTGGAGTCGGCGCTGGCCGCCCTGCTGCTGCTCGGCGCGCTGCTGACCGTGCTGGCGGAGGGCGTGGTGCCGATGGAGTCGCTGATCTACGGGCAGCTTCCCTTCATGGAGGCGCTGCACGAGGTGGTGTGGACCAGCCCGAACTGGGAGGCGCTGTCCTGGGCCGGGCTCCAGCTTCTGCTGGCGGTGCCCTACGCCGCCGTCGTCCTGGCCGCCCGCCGTGGCGAGACCGCCCGCGCCGGCCATCAATGGGTCCGCATCGCCGGACAGTGAGGGTTTCCCCCTCTCCCGCTTGGCGTGGGAGAGGGGGCACGCTCTGCTTCAGGCCGCCTTCTCGCTCTTCCGGCTGCCCTGATGCTCCGCGGTCCAGCGCTTGGGATCGTGCAGGAAGGCGTGGATTTCGCCCTGCGCCTGCCCGTCCAGGTAATGGCCGCGGTTCGCCACCTCCAGCACGTCCCACCAGGTCGCCAGCGCGTGCATGGTGATGCCGAGCGGGGCCAGATGCTCCTGGATCTCGTCGAAGATCCCGTACTGGAACAGCACGAACAGGTCGCGCACGTCGCAGCCCGCCTCCTTCAGCGGCTGGGCGAAGCGGGCCTTGCGGTGGCCGTCGGCGGCGATCTGCTCGACCAGAAGCACACGCCAGCCCCGCTCCACCCGCCCCTCGATCCGGTGCTTGTAGCCCTGCTGGCCCTCCGGCGCCTCCTTGCGCACGAAGACGAGGGGAAGGCCCATCCGGTCGGCGATCAGCGCGGCCCAGGGCACACCCGCCCCCTCGGCGGCGGCGATGGCGTCCAGTTCGCCGTCGCCGATCTCCTGCCCGATCATCCTCAGGGCAAAGTCGAGCACGTCCTCGCGCACCGCGGGGTAGGAGAGCAGCCGCCGCCCCTCCAGATGGACCGGGCTGACCAGCCCGGAACCGTGGCGGCACAGATGGTCCGGGTCGTACCGGACACAGCCGGTTTCGATCAGATGGCGGGCCACGGCGATGGCCCCTTCGCGCAGCTCGATGTCCCAAGCGTCCGGTATCATGGCCTGCCCCCGTCGTCTTCGCGTTGTTGTCCGCCTCGCGTCTTCCCCCGATGATCCCCCGTTCGGGGCGGGCCGCAACCCCTCCACATGCGCCGGAACAGGCGCTTTGGCGGTAGCCGAAACGGGGGAAGACAACGCGTCGCAGCCCCCCTCCGCCTGCAGTTGTGTGTGACGGCGCCAGCGCAGTTGACACGAACCGCGACAAACGTTGAAAAAGAGAATCGAATTGTAGCCATGCAGCTTTGGCAGAGCGGGGCGGGGAGCGGCGATGTCGGACATCCAGGGCCGGAGCCAGGACGATGACGACGATCTGTTGTTCGCCGACGAGGACGCTCCGGACCCGTCGTCCGCGAAATCCGGCCCTGCCGCCGCCCCGTGGAAGCTGCTGATCGTCGACGACGATCCGGAGGTGCACGCGATCACCCGCGTGGTGCTGAACGACGTGACCTTCGATGGACGGCGCCTGCACTTCCTGTCCGCCCATTCGGGGAGCGAGGCCCAGGCGATCCTGTGCGACCATCCCGACATCGCCGCCGTCCTTCTGGACGTGGTGATGGAGACGGAGGACGCCGGCCTGCGGCTGGTCCACCACATCCGGGAGGTGCTGGGCAACCGGCGGGTCCGCATCATCCTGCGCACCGGCCAGCCCGGCCAGGCGCCGGAGCGGCAGGTGATCGTCAACTACGACATCAACGACTACAAGGCCAAGAGCGAGCTGACGGCCCAGAAGCTGTTCACCACCACGGTCGCCGCCCTGCGCTCCTACCAGCACATCGACGCGATCGAACGGAACCGGCAGGGGCTGGAGACGATCGTCGACGCCGCCGGCGCCCTGTTCGAGCAGCGCTCCATGGACCGCTTTGCTGCCGGCGTGGTGGAGCGCGTCGCCGCCCTGCTGCCGCGCGCGGCCGGCGCCCTCCTCTGCGCGGTGCCGCCCGATCCGAAAGGCCCGGCGCCGGACGGCCGGTTCCGGGAGGCGGTGGTGCTGTGCGGCACCGGCGTCTTCGCCAACGCCGCGGGCCGGCCGGTCGGCGACGTGCTGCCCGGCGCGGCCTGCGCCG
This window encodes:
- a CDS encoding glycosyl hydrolase family 17 protein — encoded protein: MRLITILAVLLVAGLANFAVWSLPNQPVPLEPPPGGKLKSVSFAPFRDGQSPLTQTFPSVEQIDEDLAALAPQVAGVRTYTSLEGLEVVPELARRHGIQVTMGAWLSSRLDKNEKEVASLIDLANRYPDVITRVIVGNEVLLRRELTPEQVAGYIDRVKAAVKQPVSYADVWEWWLKYPQIADHVDYLTIHLLPYWEDVPTDVAGAMERIRGSYRTIAQRFPGKPILVGETGWPTEGRSRGAAVTGLVNKAKFVNGFVRLAEQEGFDYNVIEAFDQGWKAKLEGTVGGHWGLYTADRQAKFALAGPVVENRQWRLLFGVSSGLALALVIGLTLRGRPLTAGAFAALAFLAQALSTLYVHAVWGALHGKHYPQDVALSVVMLAATGMLSLAVLLAARRALGSGGLALEPLAPLRGRPALSRLETVGKAAAVVLALLGIVWSFLIVFDGRYRDFPNWYFALPALGLLGLGAMRATRRPEGTGALAAWGIGGLFRPAVPVADAPASGLCGAVRRLPLESALAALLLLGALLTVLAEGVVPMESLIYGQLPFMEALHEVVWTSPNWEALSWAGLQLLLAVPYAAVVLAARRGETARAGHQWVRIAGQ
- a CDS encoding orotate phosphoribosyltransferase, yielding MIPDAWDIELREGAIAVARHLIETGCVRYDPDHLCRHGSGLVSPVHLEGRRLLSYPAVREDVLDFALRMIGQEIGDGELDAIAAAEGAGVPWAALIADRMGLPLVFVRKEAPEGQQGYKHRIEGRVERGWRVLLVEQIAADGHRKARFAQPLKEAGCDVRDLFVLFQYGIFDEIQEHLAPLGITMHALATWWDVLEVANRGHYLDGQAQGEIHAFLHDPKRWTAEHQGSRKSEKAA